The window TGCTGAATCGACGCGTTGAAGCAGTTCTGCCGCACTTCGGCTTCGTCGTAGACGATGGTCTGCTGCTCCGCGCCGATGAGCTTCAGCACCGCGCCTTCGAGCACCACGCTGCAGCGCGTGCCTGCGATCTCTAAACGATCGGGCGCACGCGTTTCATGGCCGGCAGCGGTCATCACGCCGTCCAGGCTCACCGTAAGGCCATCCGCCGTGCGCAGCAACAGGCTGGCGCTGTCCTCGCCGATGATTTCGCCGCAGGCCCGGCCGGTGCTGCAGGCCAGGACCTCGACTTCACCGAACAAGGCCCGCACCACGTCGATCTCGTGGATCAGCGATTCGGCGATCAGCACGCGCGCCTCTCGCGCCAGGAAAGCCTGCCGCGTGAGTGCATGCACCCGGCCGTCCTCGGCGCGCGGCAGCATGCTCGAGCGCCACAGGGCGAGGCGCGCGAGCGTCACCGTGCCCAGTTTGCCGGCCTGCAGCCATTCGGCGATCTGGCGGAAATACGCGCGGTAGCGCCAGTTCTCGTTGACCATCACACGGATGCGGCCGCCCACCTCCTCCACCAGCGCCTGCGCCTCGGCGTAGGTCGGGCACAGCGGCTTCTCGCAGAGCGCATGGATGCCGTCGCGCGCGGCCAGCCGCACCATGGCGGCATGCGTCTCGCGTGGCGTGATGATGTCGATCAGGTCAAGCGATTCGGCCGCGATCATGGCCCCGGGCGAGTCATAGGCCGCGCGGATGTCGAACTGCCCGGCACGCGCACGCGCGCGGTCGATCATCGGATCGCACACGGCCACCACCTGGGCACCCTGGCAACGTGCCCAGGCCGTGAAATGATCGGCGCTGATCATGCCGCAACCCAGCACGCCGACGCGCAGCAGCTTGTTGCCTGAGGTCTTCATCGGCTCACCGCCTCGGCCTGCCGCATCGAGGCGCGATGCGCGTCATAAGCCGCCATGAAGCGCACGGCGTCATCGTGCGCGGCCTGCGCTTTGGCCAGCGGGGAACGCTCGGCCATGTCGACACGCGCCACCTCGTATTCGACCTCCAGCCCGGCCGGCAGCGCGTCGAGAAAGTCGAACAGCGGCAAGTCGCCCGCGCCCGCCGGAAGCCGTGCGAAGCGGGCTTCCTGCAGCAGTTCTTCATCGCTGCGCGGGCCGCTCAGCTTCCTGGCGTCGCACAACTGCGCGAAGACGATTCGGGCGGGATCGATCTTCGCGATGTCGGCAGCGCTGCCACCCGAGCGGTCCAGATGCAGCGCATCGAGCAGTACGCCGGCGTTGGATGCGCCGCTGCGTTCGACCACGCGCAGCGCAGCCTGCAGATCGCGCACCGCGCTGTAGGGCAGGAACTCCAGCGCGACCCGGATGCCGGCCTTGGCGGCGGCCTCGCAATACTTCGCGAACAAGTCTGTGAACTGCGCTTCGTCCGGGTTGAAGCTGTTGGCCACGATGATGGGGATGCCGAGCGCCTGCGTGGTGTCGACCA of the Rhodoferax koreense genome contains:
- a CDS encoding Gfo/Idh/MocA family protein, with amino-acid sequence MKTSGNKLLRVGVLGCGMISADHFTAWARCQGAQVVAVCDPMIDRARARAGQFDIRAAYDSPGAMIAAESLDLIDIITPRETHAAMVRLAARDGIHALCEKPLCPTYAEAQALVEEVGGRIRVMVNENWRYRAYFRQIAEWLQAGKLGTVTLARLALWRSSMLPRAEDGRVHALTRQAFLAREARVLIAESLIHEIDVVRALFGEVEVLACSTGRACGEIIGEDSASLLLRTADGLTVSLDGVMTAAGHETRAPDRLEIAGTRCSVVLEGAVLKLIGAEQQTIVYDEAEVRQNCFNASIQHFVDQVKGGGPFWTSAQDQLGSLRVMEEAYRLAGAPTLLGPTRLPPIAPPQITGF
- a CDS encoding sugar phosphate isomerase/epimerase family protein, which produces MKNLTLAHLSISAMPTPTIDAAAAAGFGAVGLRICGRRPGDPFAEPVVGDAAAAKGLRKRAADLGIRLSNVSAYQFYPEVQWRDIAPVVDTTQALGIPIIVANSFNPDEAQFTDLFAKYCEAAAKAGIRVALEFLPYSAVRDLQAALRVVERSGASNAGVLLDALHLDRSGGSAADIAKIDPARIVFAQLCDARKLSGPRSDEELLQEARFARLPAGAGDLPLFDFLDALPAGLEVEYEVARVDMAERSPLAKAQAAHDDAVRFMAAYDAHRASMRQAEAVSR